One genomic window of Stigmatella ashevillena includes the following:
- a CDS encoding YihY/virulence factor BrkB family protein, translating to MVLPGKGMSWKEFFKSLKDEYMRDKVGDVAGALTFSAILAIFPFLLFLVSLASVIIDPAQAEQLIQELSRVAPKEVVSILGDRLHALAASNNVGLLTLGGVGAVWAASGGMVALMTALNTAYGVEESRPFWKVRGVALLVTLVTAAISILAAAAAVVTPALAEKVGGPFPTLVTWLRLPVAGIMMMFVWALLYYALPDVKQRFRFITPGSVAGVLIWLIASWGFSQYVANFGSYDANYGAIGGVIVLLMWMWISSQVILIGAEINAILEHRSPEGKSPGQKELDEAGPTVTKTEAENQGAQLPGSTEFRPQVEPPVALGPMPLKDTPLVSAAKWAAGLGLGIFLLRRGTRSS from the coding sequence ATGGTGCTCCCAGGCAAAGGGATGAGCTGGAAAGAGTTCTTCAAGTCCCTGAAGGACGAGTACATGCGGGACAAGGTGGGGGACGTCGCTGGAGCGCTGACGTTCTCGGCGATTCTGGCCATCTTCCCGTTCCTTCTCTTTCTCGTCTCGCTGGCCAGCGTCATCATCGATCCCGCCCAGGCCGAACAGCTGATCCAGGAGCTGTCGCGGGTGGCGCCCAAGGAGGTGGTGTCCATCCTCGGGGATCGTCTCCATGCCTTGGCGGCCAGCAACAACGTGGGGCTGCTGACGCTGGGTGGCGTGGGTGCCGTCTGGGCGGCCTCGGGGGGCATGGTGGCGCTGATGACGGCGCTCAACACGGCCTATGGCGTGGAGGAGTCGCGCCCCTTCTGGAAGGTTCGCGGCGTGGCCCTGCTGGTGACGCTGGTGACGGCGGCCATCTCCATTCTCGCGGCGGCGGCAGCGGTGGTGACGCCGGCCCTGGCCGAGAAGGTGGGAGGGCCGTTCCCGACGCTCGTCACCTGGCTGCGCCTGCCCGTGGCGGGGATCATGATGATGTTCGTCTGGGCGCTGCTCTACTACGCCCTGCCGGACGTCAAACAGCGCTTCCGCTTCATCACCCCTGGCTCCGTGGCGGGTGTCCTCATCTGGTTGATCGCCTCGTGGGGCTTCTCGCAGTACGTGGCGAACTTCGGCAGCTACGATGCGAACTACGGGGCCATCGGCGGCGTCATCGTGCTGCTCATGTGGATGTGGATCTCCTCGCAGGTCATCCTGATCGGCGCCGAGATCAACGCCATCCTCGAGCACCGCTCTCCCGAGGGGAAGTCCCCGGGGCAAAAGGAGCTGGACGAGGCGGGCCCGACGGTGACGAAGACCGAGGCGGAAAACCAGGGGGCGCAGCTGCCCGGCTCCACGGAGTTCCGTCCCCAGGTGGAGCCCCCCGTTGCCCTGGGACCCATGCCCCTCAAGGACACCCCGCTGGTGTCCGCCGCCAAGTGGGCGGCGGGCTTGGGGCTGGGCATCTTCCTGCTGCGCCGGGGAACCCGCTCCAGTTAA
- the rfbC gene encoding dTDP-4-dehydrorhamnose 3,5-epimerase, with the protein MKVLETAVPGVLLIEPKVFGDDRGFFLETFHAKRYADAGIPGPFVQDNYSRSAKGTLRGLHFQEPQAQGKLVQVVAGAVYDVAVDVRRGSPTFGKWVGVELSAENRRQLWVPPGFAHGFCVTSDFADFQYKCTALYAPENERSILWNDPELAIAWPLSGAPKLSAKDAAAPRLKDAPLLPAYAG; encoded by the coding sequence GTGAAGGTGCTGGAGACGGCCGTTCCCGGGGTGCTCCTCATCGAGCCCAAGGTTTTTGGAGATGACCGGGGCTTCTTCCTGGAGACGTTCCACGCGAAGCGCTACGCGGACGCGGGCATTCCTGGGCCCTTCGTGCAGGACAACTACTCGCGCTCGGCCAAGGGGACTCTGCGGGGGCTTCACTTCCAAGAGCCTCAGGCCCAGGGCAAGCTGGTCCAGGTGGTGGCGGGCGCGGTGTATGACGTGGCGGTGGACGTCCGCCGGGGCTCTCCCACCTTCGGCAAATGGGTGGGGGTGGAGTTGTCCGCGGAGAACCGGCGCCAGCTCTGGGTTCCTCCAGGCTTCGCCCATGGCTTCTGTGTCACCTCGGATTTCGCGGACTTCCAGTACAAGTGCACCGCGCTCTATGCACCGGAGAACGAGCGGTCCATCCTCTGGAATGATCCGGAGCTGGCCATTGCCTGGCCGCTCTCTGGAGCGCCGAAGCTGTCCGCCAAGGACGCCGCGGCGCCCCGTCTGAAAGATGCGCCGCTGCTCCCCGCCTACGCGGGGTAG